GCGGCGGCGACGGTACCGTCGTCACCGTCGCGGACGCGGCAACACGACACGATCTCCCGCTCGCAGTGTTCCCAGGTGGAACCCTCAATCACTTTGCGCGCGACGTCGGTGTCGCGAACGTCGAGGAAACTGTGACGGCGGTCGAGTCCGGACAGGCAGCGTTTGTCGATCATGCCGTGGTGACAACCGATACCGGAGTCACCGCTCGGTTTCTCAACACGGCCAGTCTGGGCGGCTATCCGGATGCAGTGCGGCTACGCGAAAAGTGGGAGCCGCGGTTCGGAAAATGGCCTGCTGCCGGCGCGGCGATGATCCGAGTGCTTGCCGCCGCGGAACCGATGAGAGTCACCATCGATGGAACCGACAACAACATCTGGATGCTCTTCGTCGGGAACGGGCGCTACTCCCCCGGCGATCAGGTTCCGATGTCGCGGCCCGAACTCAACCGCGGACTTCTCGACGTCCGGTATCTGCGAGCAGACCGGAAATTTTCCCGCATCCGGCTCCTATTTGCCGCTGCGACAGGAACATTGGGGAGCTCACCGGTGTACGTGCGGGAGCTTGTCCCGGCGCTGACCGTTCAGGTGAACGAAGAGTCGGTCGCGATTGCCACCGACGGAGAAGTTGTAGCCGACGCGCGCCGGTTCGATTTCGAAACCGAACCGGCCGCGGTTGCCGTCTACCGAATTACGAAAAACTGACAAAGAGCTGCTGCTACTGGGATGCGTCGCCGCTTGTCGGCGGCGCATCCTCGGGCTTGTCAGCCTTGCCCTGTGGCTCCGCCGCCGGCGGCAGCATGGCTTCGAGGGCTGTTCCCGAGATCCGCTTGAACGCACGACGCGGACGGTTGTTGTCGAGAACGGCAACTTCGAGTGCCTCGACAGTCAATACACGAGGCTCGGCCTCAGTGGTCCCGGCAGGTGCCGGCCCACCCTTCTGCAGCGCGCCGACTGCGATACGTACAGCGGACTCCAGATCTAGGTCGCGCTGATACGACTCGCGCATAGCGGTCACGATGGGCTCGGTGGTGCCACCCATGACCACAAACTCCTGCTCGTCGGCAATCGAACCGTCGTACGTGATCCGATACAGCTGAGCCGGCGTGCTACTACCGAAGCGGCCGATTTCTGCGACACAGATCTCGACCTCGTACGGTTTGGGTTGCTCGGTGAAAATTGTGCCCAAAGTCTGGGCGTACGCGTTGGCGAGCGAACGACCGGTGACGTCGCGACGGTCGTACGAGTACCCGCGCATGTCCGCGTGGACAATGCCCGCACGACGCAGATTCTCGAATTCGTTGTACTTGCCGACGGCCGCGAACCCGAGACGGTCGTACAACTCACTGACCTTGTGCAATGCCCTCGACGGATTCTCCGCGACAAACACCACGCCGTCGCGATACGTCAGTACGACGACGCTTCGTCCACGGGCAATTCCTTTGCGCGCCAGTTCCGAACGATCGCGCATGATCTGTTCGGCTGATGCGTAATACGGCATCGTCATAGCGCAGAACCCCCTTCCGGATTACCGAGCGCCGTACGCGCCGCAACAATGTCCCTGGCGATCTCGGCTGCCTGCTCCGTGGACAGTTCCACGGCTCCTGCCGCTGTGATCGTGACTGCGGTCGGATAAATACCGCGAGTGATATCTGGCCCACCCGTCGCGGAATCGTCGTCGGCGGCGTCGTATAGAGCCTCTACCGCCAACCGCAGCGCAGTGGCCTCGTCGATGCCCGGTGAATACAACTTCTTGAGAGCCGACTTCGCGAACAGTGAACCCGACCCGACAGCGTGGTAGCCGGCACGTTCCTCGTACCGCCCACCTACGACGTCGTAGGACACGATTCGGCCTGCCGTCGTGGGGTCTGCCGCGTCCAGGTCGTAACCGACCAGAAGCGGGACCACGGCGAGTCCCTGCATTGCAGCACCGAGGTTGCCGCGAACCATCGACGACAGGCGATTTGCCTTGCCGTCGAACGTCAGTGACACACCTTCGATTTTCTCGTAATGCTCGAGTTCGACCGCGAACAGCCGCACCAGTTCGATCGCAATGCCGGCCGTCCCGGCAATACCCGCAGCCGAGTAGTCATCGGTGACGTACACCTTCTGCACGTCTCGGCTGGCGATGAGGTTGCCCATGGTCGCTCGGCGATCACCGGCAAGCAATACGCCACCGGCGTAACTGATCGCGACGATAGTGGTCCCGTGCGGAGCAACATCACCCCCGCCCATGGTTACACCTCCCGTGTCGGCGAATCGGTTCTGCGGAAGATGCTCCGGTGCATGCACTCGAAGATATTCCGAGAATGACGACAGATTGGAGCCGAAGCTCAACCGTGTGTCCCCGTCGGTTATCCGGGGCGCGCGATCCACCGTCACTGGCCGCCCTTCTGCACGTATGCGCGGACGAAGTCCTCGGCGTTCTCTTCCAACACGTCGTCAATTTCGTCTAGTAGGTCGTCGGTTTCCGCTGCGAGCTTCTCGCGACGTTCCTGGCCGGCACTACCGTCGCCGC
The nucleotide sequence above comes from Rhodococcus sp. KBS0724. Encoded proteins:
- the prcA gene encoding proteasome subunit alpha, with the translated sequence MTMPYYASAEQIMRDRSELARKGIARGRSVVVLTYRDGVVFVAENPSRALHKVSELYDRLGFAAVGKYNEFENLRRAGIVHADMRGYSYDRRDVTGRSLANAYAQTLGTIFTEQPKPYEVEICVAEIGRFGSSTPAQLYRITYDGSIADEQEFVVMGGTTEPIVTAMRESYQRDLDLESAVRIAVGALQKGGPAPAGTTEAEPRVLTVEALEVAVLDNNRPRRAFKRISGTALEAMLPPAAEPQGKADKPEDAPPTSGDASQ
- the prcB gene encoding proteasome subunit beta; the encoded protein is MTVDRAPRITDGDTRLSFGSNLSSFSEYLRVHAPEHLPQNRFADTGGVTMGGGDVAPHGTTIVAISYAGGVLLAGDRRATMGNLIASRDVQKVYVTDDYSAAGIAGTAGIAIELVRLFAVELEHYEKIEGVSLTFDGKANRLSSMVRGNLGAAMQGLAVVPLLVGYDLDAADPTTAGRIVSYDVVGGRYEERAGYHAVGSGSLFAKSALKKLYSPGIDEATALRLAVEALYDAADDDSATGGPDITRGIYPTAVTITAAGAVELSTEQAAEIARDIVAARTALGNPEGGSAL
- a CDS encoding ubiquitin-like protein Pup yields the protein MAQEQTQRAGGGEDDDTTGGDGSAGQERREKLAAETDDLLDEIDDVLEENAEDFVRAYVQKGGQ